In a single window of the Delftia tsuruhatensis genome:
- a CDS encoding pilus assembly protein, with the protein MKQHIPFKATLLAAMTATAWAPASGWAQTLNLAQSPPATVEPFVAPNVILSLDDSGSMRYRINSTTALGDQTITQPDSNGSWSIRASRVNILRHALKTVFEDHQLLPDGSIRFAWQTMGRCGNGGDGWTAMTLDASRRDTHSIRVLDSTHRQNFLNYIDKLTGCAWTPTHTMVSQADRYMRAKLNINGPWASEPGEKDTPYLGCRRNYHILMTDGGWNYAIRSPGNQIPDSPNFDGTGRTLPDSTPYATTDPQTQIYRDNDAGSFSTIADWAFKSWADPLQTTGLTGSPRTSTEYNRAPPQETFTSSTNKASSITLKKYWNPRYNPATWPHMATFTVGFSQYALPQFNYTANGRTPIASPPSGTVPYGYDGNFADYANGTFAWRAAGSMTTDQSLPGDDQADRGHDMWHAAINGRGKFYAVNRSEDLATAFRQIVQQINAESEPDRSSAATSGSTSTRNAVGLYTAHYDPQQAWKGWITAQTIAPGGATGAAAGWGAHTADQLDALTDINNRAVLTWNGNHPGQGVPFRWASLNTAQKAHLGQSRGTPDGHGENRLNYLRGERGMEGTGSPPSYTATRPLRQRQSRQGDIINSAIWYTGAPSSLYPTQDYMQFAQTRQNRTPMLYVGGNDGMLHGFSALDGSEKLAYVPRGVIPGLAQLTEPGYDNRHRYFVDGSPMTGDVKIGSQWKTLLVGTLGAGGKGYFALDATDPANFGENNAASLVLLDRSLHASETFPANCSLLSDDQARKRCEEDKDIGHVFAPPVLDDSNPQRTTQITQLNDGRWAVVMGNGYNSRNGRAVLLIQYLDQGRELLRLPTPAGTPGNGLSAPRLVDINGDGRPDVVYAGDLRGNLWKFLIASDDPSSWEVAFGGQPLFQVDNSRAPSITAAPTVRANDRRQVMKNSAGQDENLAVGGMMVAFGTGRNVTVQDPVNPQAGTLYSVLDSTRYKRAGGGARVEPCLSTADADCKLRADQVPRPTSPHELIDLAQAGANTTGTGASAGRNFWQVNGGGVNWTTQRGWRFTLPEVGERLLKPMAFFDGSNILAIHTQIPAQGDGIDGVAAGPQETCEATAVNGERQFLTLLNIMDGKRPSVQVMDTNGDGVYNAADGNMHRMTVSKGAQTQIIQGERIVMKGDKDEENILARMPEQPARPSWRQMQ; encoded by the coding sequence ATGAAGCAACACATCCCTTTCAAGGCCACATTGCTGGCCGCCATGACGGCCACCGCCTGGGCCCCGGCCAGCGGCTGGGCGCAGACGCTGAATCTGGCGCAATCACCACCGGCGACGGTGGAGCCGTTCGTGGCGCCGAATGTGATTCTCAGCCTGGATGATTCGGGCAGCATGCGCTATCGGATCAACAGCACCACAGCTTTAGGCGACCAAACGATCACGCAACCGGACTCCAATGGAAGTTGGTCGATTCGTGCCAGTCGCGTCAACATCCTTCGGCATGCCCTCAAGACAGTTTTCGAGGACCACCAATTGCTGCCCGATGGCAGCATTCGCTTCGCCTGGCAGACCATGGGCCGCTGCGGCAATGGTGGTGATGGCTGGACTGCGATGACACTGGACGCCAGCAGGCGCGACACCCATTCCATACGTGTGCTGGACAGCACCCACAGACAAAACTTTCTTAACTACATCGACAAACTCACCGGCTGCGCCTGGACCCCCACACACACCATGGTCAGCCAGGCAGATCGGTACATGCGGGCCAAACTCAACATCAACGGCCCCTGGGCCAGCGAGCCTGGGGAAAAAGACACCCCCTATCTGGGCTGTCGGCGTAACTACCACATCCTGATGACGGACGGAGGCTGGAACTATGCGATACGCAGTCCTGGCAACCAGATCCCGGACAGCCCCAACTTCGATGGAACCGGCAGAACACTTCCCGATAGCACGCCATATGCCACCACAGATCCGCAAACACAGATCTACCGCGACAACGACGCTGGCAGCTTCTCGACCATCGCAGATTGGGCATTCAAAAGCTGGGCCGATCCATTGCAAACCACTGGCTTGACCGGCAGTCCTCGCACTTCGACTGAGTACAACAGAGCGCCGCCCCAGGAAACATTCACCAGCAGTACCAACAAGGCCTCCTCCATCACGCTGAAAAAGTATTGGAACCCCCGCTACAACCCGGCCACCTGGCCGCACATGGCCACCTTCACGGTGGGCTTCAGCCAATATGCGCTGCCCCAGTTCAACTACACGGCAAATGGACGGACCCCCATAGCTTCCCCGCCTTCCGGCACCGTCCCCTATGGCTACGACGGCAATTTCGCCGACTATGCCAATGGCACCTTCGCCTGGCGAGCCGCAGGCAGCATGACGACGGATCAAAGTCTTCCCGGTGACGATCAGGCCGACCGTGGTCACGACATGTGGCACGCCGCCATCAATGGCCGCGGAAAGTTCTACGCCGTCAACCGCAGCGAAGACCTGGCCACGGCCTTCCGCCAGATCGTCCAGCAGATCAACGCCGAATCCGAACCAGACCGCAGCTCGGCCGCCACCAGCGGCTCCACCAGCACGCGCAACGCCGTGGGCCTGTACACCGCCCACTACGACCCCCAGCAGGCATGGAAAGGCTGGATCACCGCCCAGACCATCGCCCCGGGCGGCGCCACCGGCGCGGCCGCGGGCTGGGGCGCCCACACCGCCGACCAGCTCGACGCCCTGACCGACATCAACAACCGCGCCGTCCTCACCTGGAATGGCAACCACCCCGGCCAAGGGGTTCCGTTCCGGTGGGCATCCCTCAATACCGCGCAAAAGGCGCACCTGGGCCAGAGCAGAGGCACCCCCGATGGCCATGGCGAGAATCGCCTCAACTACCTGCGCGGCGAACGCGGCATGGAAGGCACCGGCAGCCCGCCCAGCTACACCGCCACCCGGCCCTTGCGCCAGCGCCAGTCGCGCCAGGGCGACATCATCAACTCCGCCATCTGGTACACGGGCGCGCCCTCCAGCCTCTACCCCACGCAGGACTACATGCAGTTCGCCCAGACCCGCCAGAACCGCACCCCCATGCTCTACGTGGGCGGCAACGACGGCATGCTGCACGGCTTCTCCGCCCTCGACGGCTCCGAGAAGCTGGCCTACGTGCCCCGGGGCGTGATTCCAGGCCTGGCCCAGCTCACCGAGCCCGGCTACGACAATCGCCACCGCTACTTCGTCGACGGCTCGCCCATGACCGGCGACGTGAAGATCGGCAGCCAGTGGAAGACCTTGCTGGTGGGCACCCTGGGCGCCGGCGGCAAGGGCTACTTCGCGCTGGACGCCACAGATCCCGCCAACTTCGGCGAAAACAATGCCGCCTCCCTGGTGCTGCTGGACCGCAGCCTGCACGCCAGCGAAACCTTCCCCGCCAACTGCTCCTTACTGTCCGACGACCAGGCCCGCAAGCGCTGCGAGGAGGACAAGGACATCGGCCATGTCTTCGCCCCGCCCGTGCTGGATGACTCCAACCCCCAGCGCACCACCCAGATCACCCAGCTGAACGATGGCCGCTGGGCCGTGGTCATGGGCAATGGCTACAACAGCCGCAATGGCCGGGCCGTGCTGCTGATCCAGTACCTGGACCAGGGCCGCGAGCTGCTGCGCCTGCCAACGCCGGCCGGCACGCCGGGCAACGGCCTGTCGGCCCCGCGCCTGGTGGACATCAATGGCGATGGCCGGCCCGACGTGGTCTATGCCGGCGATCTGCGTGGCAACCTGTGGAAGTTCCTCATCGCCAGCGATGATCCATCCAGCTGGGAGGTAGCGTTTGGCGGCCAGCCCTTGTTCCAGGTGGACAACTCCCGGGCACCGTCCATCACGGCCGCCCCGACCGTACGCGCCAACGACCGCCGGCAGGTCATGAAGAACTCTGCGGGCCAGGACGAGAACCTGGCCGTGGGCGGCATGATGGTCGCCTTCGGCACGGGCCGCAACGTGACGGTGCAGGATCCCGTCAACCCACAGGCCGGCACTCTCTATTCCGTGCTGGACAGCACGCGCTACAAGCGAGCCGGTGGCGGCGCCCGCGTGGAGCCCTGCCTGTCAACGGCCGATGCCGATTGCAAGCTGCGCGCCGACCAGGTGCCCAGGCCCACAAGCCCCCATGAGCTGATCGATCTGGCCCAGGCCGGCGCCAACACCACAGGGACCGGCGCCAGCGCCGGGCGCAACTTCTGGCAGGTCAACGGCGGGGGGGTCAACTGGACCACGCAGCGGGGCTGGCGCTTCACCCTTCCCGAGGTTGGCGAGCGCCTGCTCAAGCCCATGGCCTTCTTCGACGGCAGCAACATCCTGGCCATCCACACCCAGATTCCCGCCCAGGGCGACGGCATCGACGGTGTGGCCGCAGGGCCGCAGGAGACCTGCGAGGCCACGGCGGTCAATGGTGAGCGCCAGTTCCTGACCCTGCTCAACATCATGGACGGCAAGCGCCCTTCGGTGCAGGTCATGGACACCAATGGCGACGGCGTCTACAACGCCGCCGACGGGAACATGCACCGCATGACGGTCTCCAAAGGGGCCCAGACGCAGATCATCCAGGGCGAGCGCATCGTCATGAAGGGCGACAAGGACGAGGAGAACATCCTGGCCCGCATGCCCGAGCAACCGGCCCGCCCCAGCTGGCGCCAGATGCAATGA
- a CDS encoding type IV pilin protein has protein sequence MSDRRAPPASLRHRGFTLIELMIVVAVVAILGAIAVPSYNEYIRRAHRADARAGLLQAQQWMERAATATGVYPTGALPAALSWTGDASKRYTIGLSAGNTPSAYTLVATRRGSQTGDRCGDFTLTHTGVRDALNLAAGTSAAECWSR, from the coding sequence ATGAGCGACCGGCGCGCACCCCCAGCCAGCCTGCGCCACCGCGGCTTCACGTTGATCGAGCTCATGATCGTCGTGGCCGTGGTGGCCATCCTGGGCGCCATCGCCGTGCCCAGCTACAACGAGTACATCCGCCGCGCCCACCGCGCCGACGCCCGCGCCGGCCTGCTGCAGGCCCAGCAGTGGATGGAGCGGGCGGCCACCGCCACCGGTGTCTATCCCACCGGTGCGCTGCCCGCCGCGCTGAGCTGGACCGGGGATGCCAGCAAGCGCTACACCATCGGCCTGAGCGCAGGAAACACCCCCTCGGCCTATACCCTGGTCGCCACGCGCCGGGGCTCCCAGACCGGTGACCGCTGCGGGGATTTCACGCTGACGCATACGGGTGTGCGTGACGCCCTGAACCTCGCGGCCGGCACCAGCGCGGCGGAGTGCTGGTCGCGGTAG
- the pilV gene encoding type IV pilus modification protein PilV: MLTRQTRHRRQSGITLIETLVALVVAALGILGVLGAQMRTLADNQTGVRRAQAIRLIEDLGERTRVNPNSLGQINAYVSDWSHVPAITTDCATGECSPAELAAYHLARWKTSVGQVLPGGTAKVFISEDEAAATTGNQRQLGVMISWRENEKSGDATYKDPIGGGARDNKAVACPADRTCHLQYIPLSARCAPYFGDSAVQFFCAG, translated from the coding sequence ATGCTGACCCGGCAAACACGCCACCGGCGCCAGTCCGGCATCACCCTGATCGAAACGCTGGTCGCCCTGGTCGTGGCGGCGCTGGGCATCCTCGGGGTGCTCGGCGCGCAGATGCGCACCCTGGCCGACAACCAGACCGGCGTGCGCCGTGCCCAGGCCATACGGCTGATCGAAGACCTCGGCGAGCGCACCCGGGTCAATCCCAACTCCCTGGGACAGATCAACGCCTACGTCTCCGACTGGAGCCACGTCCCCGCCATCACCACGGACTGCGCCACCGGCGAGTGCAGCCCGGCCGAGTTGGCGGCCTACCACCTGGCGCGCTGGAAAACCTCCGTGGGCCAGGTGCTGCCCGGCGGCACCGCCAAGGTCTTCATCTCCGAGGACGAGGCAGCCGCCACGACCGGCAACCAGCGCCAGCTGGGCGTCATGATCAGCTGGCGCGAGAACGAGAAGTCCGGCGACGCCACCTACAAGGACCCGATCGGCGGCGGCGCGCGCGACAACAAGGCCGTCGCCTGCCCCGCCGACAGGACCTGCCACCTCCAGTACATCCCCCTGAGTGCCCGCTGTGCGCCCTACTTCGGCGACAGCGCGGTGCAGTTCTTCTGCGCGGGCTAG
- a CDS encoding PilW family protein: MTHRRPPPSPALQGDPRRRQQGMTLVELLVGMVLGLLVIGVALGALMASRGVTGTVSDASQLQQQASHIFRVMGRQLRQAGSLRLLLASQKAPNEPIDIADPVALEARADDFIPANDSIRGNDTPASNQFALTVGYSNYTQPLHSPQGSASLQRNCLGQTNSATLIQSHFVLDTTSNTLRCAGGGSTRQPFAENIANFQLRYLMQAPDGAARVRYVSAAEVGANWPRVYGVEVCLVLFGTEAIDMPAGSTYTDCADSTGTAATIDMTTLPAPRTRRLHMVFRSVYQLRGQGLAG; encoded by the coding sequence ATGACCCATCGACGCCCTCCCCCTTCTCCCGCCCTCCAGGGCGACCCTCGGCGCCGGCAGCAGGGCATGACCCTCGTCGAGCTGCTGGTCGGCATGGTCCTGGGCCTGCTGGTCATCGGCGTGGCCCTGGGTGCGCTCATGGCCTCGCGCGGCGTGACCGGCACCGTCAGCGACGCCAGCCAGCTGCAGCAGCAGGCCTCCCACATCTTCCGCGTCATGGGCCGGCAGCTGCGGCAGGCCGGCTCGCTGCGCCTGCTGCTGGCCTCGCAGAAGGCGCCGAACGAGCCCATCGACATTGCCGACCCCGTGGCCCTCGAAGCCCGGGCAGACGACTTCATCCCCGCCAACGACAGCATCCGGGGCAACGACACGCCCGCCAGCAACCAGTTCGCACTCACCGTGGGCTACAGCAACTACACGCAGCCGCTGCACAGCCCCCAGGGCAGCGCCTCCCTGCAACGCAACTGCCTGGGCCAGACCAACAGCGCCACCCTCATCCAGAGCCACTTCGTGCTGGACACCACCAGCAATACCCTGCGCTGCGCAGGCGGCGGCAGCACGCGACAGCCTTTTGCGGAAAACATCGCCAACTTCCAGCTGCGCTACCTGATGCAGGCCCCGGACGGCGCAGCCCGCGTCCGGTATGTCAGCGCGGCCGAGGTCGGCGCGAACTGGCCGCGCGTCTACGGCGTGGAGGTCTGCCTGGTGCTGTTCGGCACCGAAGCCATCGACATGCCCGCGGGCAGCACCTATACCGACTGCGCCGACAGCACGGGCACGGCCGCCACCATCGACATGACCACCCTGCCCGCGCCGCGCACCCGGCGCCTGCACATGGTGTTCCGCAGCGTCTACCAGTTGCGCGGCCAGGGGCTGGCCGGATGA
- a CDS encoding GspH/FimT family pseudopilin: protein MHALHPQRLPHAKAPARRHKGFTTLELMVVVAILAILTALAAPSFTPLMERWRVRQVAEDLQGTIYFARSEALKRGGNVTIIKAANGNGCANAGDNTQWGCGWQVTSGNTVLQQTPAPSRIQITLADSTGSIAVDRWGMLSHGGGTVAAAMDLLLVPEGKIASDRSAVRLCTGTGGRIVQMKGSESCS, encoded by the coding sequence ATGCACGCATTGCACCCACAACGGCTGCCACACGCCAAGGCACCCGCCCGACGCCACAAGGGGTTCACCACCCTGGAGCTGATGGTGGTGGTCGCCATCCTGGCCATACTCACCGCCCTCGCCGCGCCCAGCTTCACGCCCTTGATGGAGCGCTGGCGCGTGCGGCAGGTTGCCGAGGATCTCCAGGGAACCATCTATTTCGCCCGCTCCGAAGCCCTCAAGCGCGGCGGCAACGTCACCATCATCAAGGCCGCCAATGGCAATGGCTGCGCCAATGCCGGCGACAACACCCAGTGGGGCTGCGGCTGGCAAGTGACCAGCGGCAACACGGTGCTGCAGCAGACGCCCGCCCCATCCCGTATCCAGATCACCCTTGCCGACAGCACCGGCTCCATTGCCGTGGACCGCTGGGGCATGCTCTCGCACGGCGGCGGCACCGTGGCGGCGGCCATGGATCTCCTGCTCGTTCCCGAAGGCAAGATCGCCAGCGACCGAAGCGCAGTCCGGCTTTGCACAGGCACGGGCGGCAGGATCGTGCAGATGAAGGGCAGCGAATCCTGCTCCTGA
- the pilV gene encoding type IV pilus modification protein PilV, producing MHRLQRSKPAERRNQRGLTMIESLVAIVVAALGILGILGTQMRTLTDTQTTVRRAQAIRLIEDLGERMKVNPSVLRDTDAYVADFNSTPAAGDCQAVSCNRTLLAAYDLGVWKQTVRDTLPLGRASIFLAPGEEVGTNRRQIGVMVAWRENERDLSDSNQANQKAYKDNIDATQVRAADGTLSSGGGGTAATSCPDGYTCHLQYLPLAARCAPYFGSGEATPQYFCPGF from the coding sequence ATGCACAGACTCCAACGCAGCAAGCCGGCAGAGCGCCGCAACCAACGAGGCCTCACGATGATCGAATCCCTGGTCGCCATCGTCGTGGCCGCCCTGGGCATCCTGGGCATCCTGGGCACGCAGATGCGCACGTTGACGGATACCCAGACCACGGTCCGGCGTGCACAGGCCATCCGCCTGATCGAGGACCTTGGCGAACGCATGAAGGTCAACCCCAGCGTGCTGAGGGATACCGACGCCTATGTCGCTGATTTCAATAGCACCCCCGCGGCGGGCGATTGCCAGGCAGTCTCCTGCAATCGCACGCTTTTGGCGGCCTACGACCTCGGTGTGTGGAAGCAGACGGTCAGGGACACGCTGCCCCTGGGCCGGGCCAGCATCTTTCTTGCACCAGGCGAAGAAGTCGGCACCAACCGCCGGCAGATCGGCGTGATGGTCGCCTGGCGCGAGAACGAACGGGACCTGTCCGACAGCAATCAGGCCAATCAGAAGGCCTACAAGGACAACATCGACGCCACCCAGGTCCGGGCCGCCGATGGCACGCTGAGTTCGGGCGGTGGCGGCACGGCCGCGACCTCCTGCCCCGATGGCTACACCTGCCATCTTCAATACCTTCCGCTGGCTGCCCGTTGTGCCCCCTACTTCGGCAGCGGTGAAGCGACTCCTCAATATTTCTGCCCAGGATTCTGA
- a CDS encoding pilus assembly PilX family protein — protein MMRRAPPLRHAQHDRPGPPPRRQQGIALFIVIVLVLLSMLLALWASRSALFNELVVGNDADYQRAFEAAQALLLDAELDIRGERANGQACEDDASKPSVCRRGNTTARFPLEAKEVQPLLAFLDAQAGTKCRDALCAKRTGPQDFWNNTDASQGPTLAQMAAAGARYGQYTGAITGSNSNPILAEQGGTDGGWYWIEVLPHDPQAGNAGLVADARPLLPLHMAPQVLYRVTALARGRKAGTQVVLQQTYARQRMKN, from the coding sequence ATGATGCGGCGGGCCCCACCCCTGCGGCATGCACAGCACGACCGCCCGGGCCCGCCGCCCCGGCGCCAACAGGGCATCGCGCTGTTCATCGTCATCGTGCTGGTGCTGCTGTCCATGCTGCTGGCGCTGTGGGCGTCGCGCAGCGCGCTGTTCAACGAACTGGTCGTGGGCAACGACGCCGACTACCAGCGCGCCTTCGAAGCCGCCCAGGCCCTGTTGCTGGATGCCGAGCTGGACATCCGTGGCGAACGGGCCAACGGCCAGGCATGCGAGGACGATGCCAGCAAGCCCTCCGTCTGCCGCAGGGGCAACACCACGGCCCGGTTTCCGCTGGAAGCCAAGGAGGTGCAGCCCCTGCTTGCCTTCCTGGACGCCCAGGCCGGCACCAAATGCCGCGATGCCCTGTGCGCCAAGCGCACCGGGCCGCAGGACTTCTGGAACAACACCGACGCCAGCCAGGGCCCCACCCTGGCCCAGATGGCCGCTGCGGGGGCGCGCTACGGCCAGTACACGGGCGCGATCACGGGATCGAACAGCAACCCCATCCTGGCCGAGCAGGGCGGCACGGACGGCGGCTGGTACTGGATAGAAGTCCTGCCCCATGACCCCCAGGCCGGCAATGCCGGCCTGGTTGCCGACGCAAGGCCCCTGCTGCCACTGCACATGGCCCCCCAGGTGCTCTACCGCGTGACTGCGCTGGCGCGGGGCCGCAAGGCCGGCACCCAGGTGGTGCTGCAGCAGACCTATGCGCGCCAGCGCATGAAGAACTGA
- a CDS encoding GspH/FimT family pseudopilin: MSSPPAYPCLWQAAGLPFPHPRSPCTQARGFTAVELMVVIAILAVLASLAAPSFRPLIERWRVRQVVEGLQSTLHYARSEAVRRGGGISIQKLPQNTNGCKLAQNKADWDCGWAIVANNQEIRRIDTPADITVTRTTSGPNADRIQVDRWGGMDGVTALGFTIAPLPDGISSPATKGVCVAAGGRIKVVDQVQVPC; the protein is encoded by the coding sequence CCGCAGGCCTGCCCTTTCCACACCCTCGCTCACCTTGCACGCAGGCGCGAGGCTTTACCGCCGTCGAACTGATGGTGGTCATTGCCATCCTCGCCGTGCTGGCCTCGCTGGCGGCCCCCAGCTTCAGGCCCCTCATCGAGCGCTGGCGCGTGCGGCAGGTCGTCGAAGGACTGCAGTCCACGCTCCACTACGCGCGCTCCGAAGCCGTCCGGCGCGGTGGAGGCATCTCCATCCAGAAGCTGCCGCAGAACACCAACGGCTGCAAGCTGGCCCAGAACAAAGCCGACTGGGACTGCGGCTGGGCCATCGTCGCCAATAACCAGGAAATCCGGCGCATCGACACCCCGGCAGACATCACCGTGACCCGAACCACGAGCGGCCCGAACGCGGACAGGATCCAGGTGGACCGCTGGGGAGGCATGGATGGTGTCACGGCCCTTGGCTTCACCATTGCCCCCCTCCCGGACGGAATATCCTCCCCCGCCACCAAGGGCGTGTGCGTGGCCGCCGGCGGCCGCATCAAGGTCGTGGACCAGGTGCAGGTGCCATGCTGA